A stretch of Telopea speciosissima isolate NSW1024214 ecotype Mountain lineage chromosome 11, Tspe_v1, whole genome shotgun sequence DNA encodes these proteins:
- the LOC122645102 gene encoding transcriptional regulator SUPERMAN, with the protein MAADLSLFSIIHLQNLSQTLEQPQNSSFTSSSWMWNSKQSQDDDDDDSWEVRAFAEDAANIMGTTWPPRSYTCTFCRREFRSAQALGGHMNVHRRDRARLRQLPTMLPNTAAAATTTTTATAAAADPSSSCTSCSTFLIPSPEFPNNCGYCLFYPLPNPTNVFTSTIESPSSSLTISPYHLRTSLISSCPSSSIKFPVAAGIHTSPCHPQMNSSSNNNNNNGSKKDLEVEELDLELRLGQKPSQ; encoded by the coding sequence ATGGCTGCAGATCTTAGCCTATTCTCCATAATCCATCTCCAAAATCTGTCTCAAACCCTAGAACAACCACAAAACAGTAGCTTCACTTCTAGCTCTTGGATGTGGAATTCTAAGCAATCtcaagatgatgatgatgatgattcatGGGAGGTCCGCGCCTTCGCCGAAGATGCTGCAAATATTATGGGTACTACATGGCCCCCTCGCTCTTACACTTGCACCTTCTGTAGAAGAGAATTCCGGTCTGCGCAAGCACTCGGCGGTCATATGAATGTCCATCGCCGCGATCGTGCTAGACTCCGTCAATTGCCAACAATGCTACCTAACAcagccgccgccgccaccaccaccaccactgccactgcCGCCGCCGCCGATCCATCTTCTTCTTGCACTTCCTGTTCTACTTTCCTAATCCCATCACCTGAATTTCCCAACAATTGTGGTTATTGTCTTTTCTATCCCTTACCAAACCCTACCAATGTTTTCACATCTACAATTGAGTCACCCTCTTCAAGTCTTACTATCTCACCTTATCATCTAAGAACCAGTCTTATCTCATCTTGTCCCTCATCATCCATTAAGTTCCCAGTAGCAGCTGGAATCCATACTTCTCCATGTCACCCTCAAATGaatagcagcagcaacaacaacaacaacaatggaaGCAAGAAGGATTTGGAAGTTGAAGAGTTGGATCTAGAACTTAGATTGGGACAAAAGCCATCACAGTAA